A portion of the Metasolibacillus fluoroglycofenilyticus genome contains these proteins:
- a CDS encoding S66 peptidase family protein, protein MNSRPKKLTQGDTVGVLALSSPLKMEQLPIKLEFLEKLGLKYKLGQTIAEYEGFLAGSDEERLADLYAMIADDEIKAIFCVRGGYGIGRLLDKIDYQLLQEHPKIIWGFSDVTSLHLAVNQYANLVTFHGPMLSESSDILDELSEKMFQQLFAPIEIHYDERISKLETVVSGVARGELIGGNLNRLVSTLATKFEIDFSNKIVILEDIHESLDRIDGMFNQLRLARKLEQAAGYIIGDFNGVDEAELLKIVSHYLKPLNKPVLAGFKIGHCRPNIGLPLGVEAIIDADAKVLRVLPGVEE, encoded by the coding sequence TTGAATAGTAGACCAAAAAAATTAACACAAGGCGATACGGTAGGTGTTTTAGCACTGAGTAGTCCATTAAAGATGGAGCAGCTACCGATTAAGCTTGAATTTCTTGAAAAATTAGGGTTGAAGTATAAACTAGGACAGACGATTGCGGAGTATGAAGGGTTTTTGGCTGGCAGTGATGAGGAACGTCTTGCGGATTTATATGCAATGATAGCGGATGATGAAATTAAGGCTATATTTTGTGTGCGTGGTGGCTATGGTATTGGAAGATTGCTAGATAAAATCGATTATCAGCTATTGCAGGAGCACCCTAAAATTATTTGGGGTTTCTCTGATGTAACGAGCTTGCATTTAGCTGTTAATCAATATGCTAATTTAGTTACTTTCCACGGACCGATGTTAAGTGAGAGTAGTGACATTTTAGATGAGCTGTCAGAGAAAATGTTTCAGCAATTATTTGCACCGATTGAAATTCATTATGATGAACGGATTTCAAAGCTTGAAACGGTTGTCTCAGGCGTGGCTCGTGGCGAATTGATTGGTGGTAATTTGAATCGCTTAGTGAGCACACTTGCGACGAAATTTGAGATAGATTTCTCTAATAAAATTGTCATACTAGAAGATATTCATGAATCGCTTGACCGCATTGATGGTATGTTTAATCAATTGCGTTTAGCTCGCAAGCTAGAGCAAGCGGCTGGCTATATTATTGGTGATTTTAATGGTGTTGATGAGGCTGAGCTACTAAAGATTGTTTCCCACTATTTAAAGCCATTAAATAAGCCTGTATTAGCTGGCTTTAAAATTGGACATTGCAGACCGAATATTGGTCTTCCATTAGGAGTAGAGGCGATAATCGATGCGGATGCAAAAGTGTTAAGGGTATTGCCAGGTGTAGAAGAATAA